In the genome of Globicephala melas chromosome 7, mGloMel1.2, whole genome shotgun sequence, one region contains:
- the INHA gene encoding inhibin alpha chain, whose product MWPQLLLLLLAPRGGHGCHGPELDRELVLAKVRALFLDALGAPAVTGEGGNPGVRRLPRRHAVRGFMRRGSEPEEEDVSQAILFPATGARLGDKPAAGELAQEAKEGLFTYVFRPSQHTRSRQVTSAQLWFHTGLDRQETAAANSSGPLLGLLALSSGGPTAVPISLGQAPPRWAVLHLAASAFPLLTHPVLVLLLHCPLCSCSARPEATPFLVAHTQARPPSGGERARRSTPPLPWPWSPAALRLLQRPPEDPAAHADCHRAALNISFQELGWERWIVHPPSFTFHYCHGGCGLSTPPDLSLPVPGAPPTPVQPLSLVPGAQPCCAALPGTMRPLRVRTTSDGGYSFKYEMVPNLLTQHCACI is encoded by the exons ATGTGGCCTCAGCTGCTTCTCTTGCTGCTGGCCCCACGGGGTGGGCATGGCTGCCATGGGCCGGAGCTGGACCGGGAACTTGTCCTGGCCAAGGTGAGGGCCCTGTTCCTGGATGCGTTGGGAGCCCCAGCAGTGACTGGGGAAGGTGGGAATCCTGGAGTCAGGCGTCTGCCCCGAAGACATGCTGTGAGGGGCTTCATGCGCAGGGGCTCTGAGCCCGAGGAAGAGGATGTCTCCCAGGCCATCCTTTTCCCGGCTACAG GTGCTCGCCTCGGGGACAAGCCAGCTGCCGGAGAGCTGGCCCAGGAGGCCAAGGAGGGCCTCTTTACATATGTGTTCCGGCCATCCCAGCACACACGCAGCCGCCAGGTGACGTCGGCCCAGCTGTGGTTCCACACGGGACTGGACAGGCAGGAGACAGCAGCCGCCAATAGCTCTGGGCCCCTGCTCGGCCTCCTGGCACTGTCGTCCGGGGGTCCCACAGCTGTGCCCATATCACTGGGCCAGGCACCCCCTCGCTGGGCTGTGCTGCACCTGGCCGCCTCTGCTTTCCCTCTGCTGACCCATCCCGTCCTGGTGCTCCTCCTGCACTGTCCTCTCTGTTCCTGCTCAGCGCGGCCCGAGGCCACCCCCTTCCTGGTGGCCCACACTCAGGCCAGGCCTCCCAGCGGAGGGGAGAGAGCCCGCCGCTCCACGCCCCCGCTGCCCTGGCCTTGGTCTCCTGCCGCGCTGCGCCTGCTGCAGAGGCCTCCGGAGGACCCCGCCGCGCATGCCGACTGCCACAGAGCGGCCCTCAACATCTCCTTCCAGGAGCTGGGCTGGGAACGGTGGATCGTGCACCCTCCCAGTTTCACCTTCCACTATTGTCATGGGGGCTGTGGGCTGTCCACCCCGCCGGACCTGTCCCTGCCAGTCCCTGGGGCACCCCCTACCCCTGTCCAGCCCCTCTCTCTGGTGCCAGGGGCCCAGCCTTGCTGCGCTGCTCTCCCAGGGACCATGAGGCCCTTACGTGTCCGCACCACCTCGGATGGAGGTTACTCTTTTAAGTATGAGATGGTGCCCAACCTGCTCACGCAGCACTGTGCTTGCATCTAA